Proteins encoded by one window of Cloeon dipterum chromosome 4, ieCloDipt1.1, whole genome shotgun sequence:
- the Maf1 gene encoding repressor of RNA polymerase III transcription MAF1 homolog yields MKLLESTKFEVVNTALNIETGGSKIIGRIESYSCKLAGGEKQMYKKFNNTESGAKPNDLQALSPPRSSYAGSPYSQSFSGDEENPLCDTISRKTLFYLIATLNAAFHPDYDFSDTSSHEFSKERSNEYVKNVVDNYLQMAGAQYQNVRPELWAAIDEEIVLNESEIYSYNPDLASDPFGEEGSLWSFNYFFYNKKLKRVVLFTCRAVNPNSTAYLDSGFYYSSFAAMEDDEEY; encoded by the exons ATGAAACTTTTGGAAAGTACCAAGTTTGAGGTTGTCAATACAGCTCTCAATATCGAAACTGGAGGATCAAAAATCATTGGAAG AATTGAAAGCTATTCATGCAAATTAGCTGGTGGCGAGAAACAGATGTACAAGAAGTTCAACAACACCGAGAGCGGAGCGAAGCCAAACGACCTGCAAGCCCTGTCGCCTCCGCGGTCGTCGTATGCAGGGTCGCCCTACAGCCAAAGCTTTTCGGGCGACGAGGAGAATCCCCTGTGCGACACAATTTCCCGCAAGACCCTCTTCTACCTGATTGCCACTTTAAACGCCGCGTTTCACCCTGACTACGACTTCTCAGACACATCCAGTCATGAATTTAGCAAAGAACGTTCAAATGAg TATGTGAAGAATGTCGTGGACAATTATCTGCAGATGGCGGGTGCGCAGTACCAGAATGTCCGCCCTGAACTTTGGGCCGCCATTGATGAGGAGATCGTATTGAACGAAAGCGAAATCTATAG CTACAATCCTGACCTCGCTTCTGACCCATTTGGTGAAGAAGGAAGCCTCTGGTCTTTTAACTACTTCTTCTACAACAAGAAGTTGAAGCGGGTTGTCTTATTTACATGCCGAGCAGTCAA TCCAAACTCTACCGCGTACCTGGACTCTGGATTCTACTACTCGAGCTTCGCTGCTATGGAGGACGATGAGGAATATTAG
- the LOC135943673 gene encoding uncharacterized protein LOC135943673: MHVFSLENREILLGHLEKELQRRLGVKASALKIKKAKKRHSTLKTRIFQRPLEALPKQPILLKSGGVVDVPCFVVDLCQEIGKHLDTEGIFRKAGSSTRQKEIKTHFEAGGTVQENFHEVDLANVLKHFLRELPEPLISPAFQDVLSKAQKQSNEFMILLCTLLPASHLHLLAFLTEFLLDVASFSKCNLMPASNLAIVLSPSFMPISEHRHDKLTNHALQHDNNIRILEVLINESKDIGEIPMALGYQLGLIDDEKSDEVASNASMDSVSSKTKPRKRRSGSLTKMFNGIRKIVGGGGARPPSPTETETPCKAVHTPVIKSTKKRKADTPAPVAMSAKMKLDVLHSIPDGVLLSSTPFKPVSMKPMPSDTPAKSHLTITPILKPKSPPKPVKKSPHPQGIKVKQKSRFFTPRSKSESILQRVMGQPELKKPRLSFGSKKTSKKQLVKAPNLSPPKSEVEPKVEPAPPVSRTLRRKKSWSSLSGSLGRNMRRLAPITFSDTPLLSSPYAPRLRGKIPEGLGGATAMVDLSPALNLQSQYDEIKNKVASLESQLNQVLSQAQQQQQPEEMDTNGHTASFVQTEYEKTIEDAEPFNTCQTTDQLAKRLSRELKIRRSAENRIIRSPSARKIGTLRRRSKETGRIVKTNSSTRLSRSPQRSVTGTGQTSRSLQRGRPNSITSGLTQPSPGQLQRQNAPSESNLCSAVASSSTSQQVSTPVVTEKVAWPTAEQTKSPKFAIPMSSVRGMSTRSAVRKASSFHAPESPMSHLHVRKTPSFRNASSQDESWLDAKSFLSHNTPSKLDSVGRPSIAEIKNKRAGMVLASVKLFETSPVEEKRKGGAKSKDTSPLISPKSKSPKKRLSAGWKPTNTVTPERRRSANFPRRSVTQEKENVSSPCDTLKAIKTQFSPKMELPMCLKETIYDVCTPKVPQVKSPLAAVDVNKINPSTPKQCPTIKRPLSVRPVAASAFKRTPYQSYATPCGATPVSVRRSPRLNGVALTFS; this comes from the exons ATGCACGTTTTTTCGCTGGAAAACAGGGAAATCCTCCTGGGTCACCTGGAAAAAGAACTGCAGAGAAGATTGGGAGTGAAGGCCAgtgctttgaaaattaaaaaagctaaaaag CGTCACTCAACGCTGAAGACAAGAATTTTCCAGCGTCCCTTGGAGGCTCTTCCAAAACAACCAATTTTGCTGAAGTCAGGAGGAGTTGTTGACGTGCCTTGTTTTGTTGTTGATTTGTGCCAGGAAATCGGAAAGCACTTGGACACTGAAGGGATCTTTCGAAAAGCAGGCTCATCCACAAGGCAGAAAGAAATTAAG ACGCACTTTGAAGCCGGTGGAACAGTTCAGGAAAACTTCCATGAAGTTGATTTGGCCAATGTTCTAAAACATTTCCTTCGGGAGTTGCCAGAGCCGCTAATTTCTCCTGCATTTCAAGATGTTCTCTcaaa GGCTCAGAAGCAAAGCAATGAATTCATGATTTTGCTGTGCACGTTGCTACCAGCATCTCATTTGCACCTGCTGGCCTTTTTGACTGAG tTTCTTCTTGACGTGGCCTCTTTCTCCAAGTGCAATTTGATGCCCGCCAGTAATCTGGCAATCGTCCTTTCCCCTTCATTTATGCCCATTTCAGAGCACCGCCACGACAAGCTGACAAATCATGCTCTGCAGCATGATAACAACATCCGGATCCTCGAG GTCCTAATTAACGAGTCCAAAGACATTGGAGAGATCCCAATGGCCCTGGGTTACCAGCTTGGCCTAATTGACGACGAAAAGTCTGATGAAGTCGCCAGCAATGCCAGCATGGACTCTGTGAGCTCCAAAACCAAGCCAAGGAAACGACGCAGTGGCTCTTTGACAA aaatGTTCAATGGAATTCGGAAAATCGTTGGTGGCGGTGGTGCTCGACCCCCATCACCCACCGAAACAGAAACTCCGTGCAAAGCTGTGCACACACCTGTCATCAAATCAACCAAAAAACGGAAGGCTGATACGCCTGCACCAGTAGCCATGTCAGCTAAAATGAA ATTAGATGTACTGCACTCTATTCCTGACGGCGTGCTGCTGTCAAGCACACCTTTCAAACCAGTCAGTATGAAGCCAATGCCCTCTGATACGCCCGCTAAGTCGCACTTAACTATTACCCCCATTCTTAAGCCCAAAAG CCCTCCAAAACCGGTGAAAAAGAGTCCTCACCCTCAGGGAATTAAAGTCAAACAGAAAAGTAGATTTTTCACTCCTCGTTCAAAGTCTGAAAG CATTTTGCAAAGAGTGATGGGACAGCCAGAGCTGAAGAAGCCTCGTCTGAGTTTTGGCTCAAAGAAGACCTCAAAGAAACAG CTGGTGAAAGCTCCAAACTTGTCCCCGCCCAAGTCAGAAGTTGAGCCTAAAGTGGAGCCAGCGCCACCAGTTTCGCGGACACTGCGGCGCAAGAAAAGCTGGAGCTCGCTGAGTGGTTCCCTGGGCCGAAACATGCGCCGTTTGGCTCCGATAACTTTCTCAGACACCCCTCTACTGTCGTCTCCCTACGCCCCGCGTCTGCGAGGAAAAATTCCAGAAGGCCTGGGAGGGGCGACGGCCATGGTCGACCTGTCGCCAGCCCTGAACCTGCAGTCGCAGTACGATGAAATCAAAAACAAAGTGGCCTCTCTGGAGAGCCAGCTGAACCAAGTCCTGAGCCAggcgcagcagcaacagcagccagAGGAGATGGACACAAATGGCCACACGGCCAGCTTCGTCCAGACCGAGTACGAGAAGACCATTGAGGACGCCGAGCCCTTCAACACCTGCCAGACGACGGACCAACTGGCCAAACGTCTTAGCAGGGAGCTGAAAATCCGCCGCTCGGCCGAGAACAGGATCATCCGCTCGCCCAGTGCGAGGAAAATCGGCACTTTGCGGCGCAGGTCCAAGGAGACCGGCCGCATCGTGAAGACTAATTCAAGCACTAGGCTGTCCAGAAGTCCGCAGAGGAGCGTCACCGGCACCGGCCAGACAAGCAGGAGTCTGCAGAGGGGCCGCCCCAATAGCATTACCTCTGGGCTGACCCAGCCAAGCCCTGGCCAACTGCAGCGGCAAAATGCTCCCTCTGAGAGCAATCTGTGCTCCGCTGTCGCATCAAGCAGCACATCACAG caAGTGTCAACGCCTGTGGTGACTGAAAAGGTCGCTTGGCCGACGGCAGAGCAGACCAAGTCGCCTAAGTTCGCCATTCCCATGTCTTCCGTGAGGGGCATGTCGACTCGAAGCGCCGTGCGCAAGGCCTCCTCGTTCCACGCGCCAGAGTCTCCAATGAGCCATCTTCACGTGCGAAAGACGCCGAGCTTCCGCAACGCCAGCAGCCAGGACGAGTCGTGGCTGGATGCCAAGTCCTTCCTCAGCCACAACACTCCCAGTAAACTCGACTCGGTCGGCCGGCCCTCGATCGCTGAGATCAAGAACAAGAGGGCCGGCATGGTGTTGGCCAGTGTCAAGCTGTTTGAAACCAGTCCTGTGGAGGAAAAGCGCAAGGGCGGCGCTAAATCCAAAGATACATCCCCTCTCATCAGCCCAAAGTCGAAAAGCCCAAAGAAAAg gCTCAGTGCTGGTTGGAAGCCGACAAATACAGTCACCCCAGAGCGCAGGCGGTCAGCAAACTTCCCCCGTCGTTCAGTAACCCAGGAAAAAGAGAACGTCTCCTCGCCCTGCGACACCCTGAAAGCCATCAAAACCCAGTTCTCCCCGAAAATGGAGCTGCCAATGTGTCTGAAGGAGACGATCTATGACGTGTGCACCCCGAAAGTGCCGCAAGTGAAGTCTCCCCTGGCCGCCGTGGACGTCAACAAAATCAACCCCTCGACACCAAAGCAATGCCCCACGATCAAGAGGCCGCTCAGCGTGAGACCTGTCGCGGCCAGTGCCTTCAAGAGAACCCCGTACCAGTCTTACGCAACCCCGTGCGGCGCCACGCCTGTCTCAGTCAGAAGATCTCCGCGGTTGAACGGGGTTGCCCTGACATTCTCTTAA